The proteins below come from a single Balaenoptera ricei isolate mBalRic1 chromosome 17, mBalRic1.hap2, whole genome shotgun sequence genomic window:
- the SDCBP gene encoding syntenin-1 produces MSLYPSLEDLKVDKVIQAQTAFSANPANPAILSEASAPISQDGNLYPKLYPELSQYMGLSLNEEEIRANMAMVPGAPSQGLVARASSMNYMVAPVTGNDTGIRRAEIKQGIREVILCKDQDGKIGLRLKSIDNGVFVQLVQANSPSSLVGLRFGDQVLQINGENCAGWSSDRAHKVLKQAFGEKITMTIRDRPFERTITMHKDSTGHVGFVFKNGKITSIVKDSSAARNGLLTEHSICEVNGQNVIGLKDSQIADILSTAGNVVTITIMPAFIFEHIIKRMAPSIMKSLMDHTIPEV; encoded by the exons gctCAAACTGCCTTTTCTGCAAACCCTGCCAACCCAGCAATTCTATCTGAAGCTTCTGCTCCCATCTCTCAAGATGGAA ATCTCTATCCTAAACTGTATCCGGAGCTCTCTCAGTACATGGGCCTGAgtttaaatgaagaagaaatacgtGCAAATATGGCCATGGTCCCTGGAGCACCAAGTCAGGGG TTGGTAGCAAGAGCTTCCAGTATGAACTATATGGTGGCTCCTGTAACTGGTAATGATACTGGAATCCGCAGAGCAGAAATTAAGCAAGGGATTCGCGAAGTCATTCTGTGTAAGGATCAAGATGGAAAAATTGGGCTCAGGCTTAAATCCATAGATAAT GGTGTATTTGTTCAGCTGGTCCAGGCAAATTCTCCATCCTCGTTGGTCGGCCTGCGATTCGGGGACCAGGTGCTCCAGATCAACGGGGAGAACTGTGCCGGCTGGAGCTCCGACCGAGCACATAAGGTGCTCAAACAGGCTTTTGGAGAGAAGATTACTATGACCATTCGTGACAG GCCCTTTGAACGGACAATTACCATGCATAAGGACAGTACTGGACATGTTGgctttgtctttaaaaatgggaaaatcacATCCATAGTGAAAGACAGTTCTGCAGCTAGAAACGGTCTTCTCACGGAACACAGCATCTGTGAGGTCAACGGACAGAATGTCATTGGACTGAAG GACTCTCAAATCGCAGACATACTGTCAACAGCTGGGAATGTAGTTACTATTACAATCATGCCTGCTTTTATATTTGAACATATTATTAAACG GATGGCACCAAGCATTATGAAAAGCTTGATGGATCACACCATTCCTGAGGTTTAG